The DNA window tcgcaagcaggaggaaaatgcgctGAGCGTCACTGAACGCTCAATCGAGAGTGATACTAGGCACATCCCGCTTcgcgcaagtgagggacgggatttgAAGTTCTGTCCTACATCAgggatcgaagattagagacgttCTCGcgttttcaaagaaagcagaataaggtgggccggacacgtgatgtgCTTCAacgaccagagccgtgagcgatggtccgacttcttcacaaagtcttTAGAGGAAAAATCCGATGCCCTTCGCGTACGAtgcgaaaggagaaaccactgggcgactctcccacgcgatcgggacaaatggaaaaattactggcgcccgctcgaccactTCGAAGAACAACAGGAGTAGGGTAATCAGGGGGATGTGTGCGTTACGATATAGTAGATATTTTTGCTGAATTATAGATGTAGCGAACGGTATTCAGAGTAGACAAGCAAAGAAAGTGACTAGATGGGGTATCGAGTGGATAGACATTTACTTTTAAATACGACTGTGCTGATTACAATATAATTTTCAAATCTGCCATCTATACTGTGGCTAGCACTCTCAAAAAAGCATATTTTCTTATCGATTCAATAATTAGGGTGCAAACATGTAAAAAAACCCGACACAATCCTTCCCTAATATTTGTTCATCTTCCAACACCACTCTCGAATAGTTCTGGGGAAACTCACGCTGCATCTGACAAGATTCCAGTataggaaaaagaggaaattcgAAAAGCATTTCGAGGGTTGCGGTTTTATGGCGTCACAGGCATCTGTTGAATCAATTTTTCGGACTTGTAGAGGAAGGTTTCTTagcgtgaaaaaagaaatgcgtAACAATACTAGATTCCGGCAGGTGCGGTATGGAATCTGCCTTTATTCCGTCTATTGCCTTCTTAGTCTACATGTGCTTCTTTCTTTAAAGATCAATATCAGGAAATTGTTCGTTCATTGTTTCGTTGAATTCTTTGCGCAGCAGCAGAAAACATCCTACGGGAATAAGATCCAAAATATCGCCTACGCCAACTCGAAATGGATTCATGTGACAAAAAACACATTGTTCGTTCTCCTTTGTTGTGATGATAGTCTGGATTTCTGAACGTGTGGAAAAAAGGCCCTTGCATGATTGCTGCATGTGAGAGGGTCGATAACGattttgtttaaaggcatcaccccacgaatctgagatggtacggatttcaggtggtgtgtTCGTAttcggaatcgtagattatggagagggaagtgaatccgtccatttcttcccgattgccgttaaaaaaacggctggaaagatgcggcgcgtgcacaaggctggcgcgctccaatcgaactcgttgttgtgcgccagaacgcgcgaagccgtatcttccgggccgttttttacggcaattaggaagaaatggacggaatcacccccctctccttaaggTGCCTTTAAGGTCTTGCCTATGGTGATACACTTGAAAGCCTACAACGATCCGCATTTTCTGAAGGACTTTCGTGGATGCTTTTGAGATTTATGGTATTGCTTGAGACTTCTAGAAATGTGCGCTTGTATGTGGTTGTACGAAGTTCagttttcttaagaaaaatgaagatcgTCGTATCTGTTTGAATGATTTGTGATCTTCGTATCTGTTCGGGGTGGAATGTATCTATGGATCGCGGGAAAACCGACAGCGAATTGTGGTATCCAAGGaagggaggggagggggggggggagggggggatATTACGACACCGAGCGTCTCGATTCTGTCTGACCGCCGCCAGCCTTTGTTGCAAACCGAGAATCTCGTTCCTGGTGCGATGTTATCAGCCGACAATTTCCCTACATTGAAGCATCAAGCTGTCGTTTAATCCTTGCTGAGCCTTCCTTCACAGTGACCAGTCCTCAGTGGATCTACGCTTACATTCACTCCTCATCTATTTTCAAGATGCAGTATGCGCAGTAATTCATGAACTTTATATCATTGGACAGAAATTGtcgtattttttgtttccaattAATTTGACGCAAAAAAATGTCGCACAATATTAAAGTTCGCTCTAAACCTAGACAGCGATTTTATGTGAGGAAGATTAGCAACTTTTCAGGGATTCAACAAAATTCCTTTTATGGAAATTTAGAAACAAAATTCCATGTTTATGAGACTTTACTCAAGATgccgaaaagaaatgaaatcactGTTTAGTTTTCACCGAAAATTTGTGTAcaacaaaggaaaatttaaATATCCCTACAGttccataaaatttttaatgtcTGGTGTCGGTACGCCTGGAGGTTCTATGCGGTCCTCCACTCTTTTTCCCTCTTCAAGTCTGGTTTTGCATAGTATGTGGTCAACTATCCCGTTCTTTAACGGGTgagtttttgtgaaattgCCGGAGGAATTTATACGTTTGCCAATCGGTCGAATCTGCTCGTTAAAAGCTTCAAAtcatcgaatattcgaacagTTCATCATGCATTCACtcccgaaaaaaagacaaggaaAATCTGAACTACGTAATTCATTTGATTTGGGACAAGGTTTCTCCCATGCCAGAGTTCCAAGTGTTGCCTTATCCCGAATGCGTAACTGGAACTGAATCGTAtttggggattttttttagcaattcTTCTTCTCGAAATCGGTCCCACAGAACAGTAAAACATTAGCGATGTGACTACCTAaagcgttttattttttttcgtatgaaTATAATTTGCTGTCTAATAGGAGTTTTGACAAAATGCTTAGAATTAGGACCTCAAGAAGAATTCCATGGTAGGCTCAGCTAAGAACGTCCACATAAAAGACTGGTAATTCTCTCAGTAAATCGACAGGACaccaaaactttttcaaagatttaaaaaactggaatttttgaaagagttgTGTGAGTTTCTTGAACGTGAGcagatgaaaacaaaacaaccgAAAGTAAATAACCGAACAAAAGCATTGTTTATGCCAAAACGTGTGTGGAAGGTACGTAGTAAGTAAATACCCATCTAGGTATATAGTGCACtccaaaaactccaaaaactTAATTTGAACTTGTCAAAGCTTTACTAGGGTTCGCCACTACTTTCTATAATAGAGAgcaatatttgtttttgaaatgataaTCGAATACGAGAGTTTCTGGAAGTAGGGAGCAAAATAATCCGCGGTGAGGAAGTGGCCAGAGATCAAGGCCTCGTGAATCAATCGGAAAAGAACGCTCCGTAAGGTGCCGTTAGTCCGCGATTTGTATTGATTCCTCAAAGCCGGTCGTAGCGGCGGTAGCCAAAGAGATTTCTTGGAATTAATGCGCAAAATGCTTCGGCGAGGTGGATTGCGTGCAGTGCACCAGGAAGACATCTCACATGGGTCTTACGAAAACTTTCACTTCCATATTACTgtttccgtgttttttttccgctgttTTCCTCGTTACTCGAGAGTGCGATAGTTTGATGGGATTTGTTTACCTAGTCGAACATGAGATTGCGCAGATTACgcgaatttttttatatagAGGGGTCGAAACGACAAGAAGCGCCTACGctattgcgtacgcggcttctctcaagGCGTTTCGGTGGAACGTAACGGCTAGGATCGTGGTGAAACCGTTTGTGGTAGTATGGGACGGTCCCCACTCGGCTCcagctgctgcctccaccgcgtcTTTACGTACagaaatgcaccgcaactataCTCGTGATacatctcgttttgacccgactataaaacGACATGcagttcggtgcagttgcgtaagcggttgcgcttgaagcgacgcggtggagggGACGGTTAAGCTCAAGATGGGAcaccgcgaactgcagcagtgaatAATGTATGCAAAGGCCCCCCACCGATCTTTActgctacgctctaccgcaacCGAAAATTGTATTCCAGGGAGTCAGAAACTCTTTATCGGATTTTTGATGATGGGCTCTCTTTGTTAGCCCGTCATTAGAAAATGCTCTCTGTCGCGTGATCTTCCGATCACTTGAATCTCCACGCTGGTAATTCTTGTTGGGACCACCTAACGTTTCTAATATGAGACGCACATTTTATCTTTCGATATACTCTATTTACATGGGATAAAGAACTGAGtccaaaataaatttaaaaaacaattaaattattaaaccAAAAGGGAAATTCTCTGCGCATTACGCATTATCCACCGCTCAACTACCACCTGGACCGCGTTGAAACCACTGTCGCGACTAATTGTACAAAAAATTACTGGATGTGCTGTAAATAGAGGATAGAATTCTCTCTatacaaataattttcaaaggcGAATTGATGGATGCTAGAATTCTACACGAAGTTTAAATGGGTCATTGTTTGATGAACATTGTTTGCACGTCCTCCCTGTACGCGCTCCAGTTCTTttagcagcctatttattgattttaattgaataagctgctgaggaaaCCTTATCGATTTccaaccgctcgctcgtggacgcgtcGCACGCGCCAGTCCTCATAGGCAGAACCGCCATTTATAGGAAGATTAGAGAACATTGAGCGGGCCCACGCCCATAATCACAATCTACACCTCCAATACTAAATATTTGAGGTTTCCACACTGCGTCAAtctcgtgatacgctgcctttaaacgccTTAAATTGCAGAGCCAGCATCAAAGTATCAGAGACGGAAAAATTAGAGcagctacgaaaaaaaaaatagttaccAAAAAACCATAGACTGTACTAAACAGCGATAGATTAAGTGCTGACGATCACGTGACCTTCGTAAATGGTCCAGTGGCCGCAGTTGACATCCATACGCCTCAAAGCCGAATAAACCTGACCTCATTGTCATCACTAGAACAAATTTGCTCTAATTACTTGAGGGGATTGAGGTGTTGAGTAGCACCGGCGGTGAAGAAATTCTTACCGAATCATTACCCGTTCTTGGGTCGCAGACAAAAACCTGGTAGGAATGAATGGTCGGCAATTGTAGCAATTGTAGGAAAAAACCGCTGTGAAGTTCATAGCGTTGTGCTTAATGGACAATTTTTTGCGAGTGGCATATAGAAAAATATCCGAGTGACCTTGAGGTTTGTATGTTTCCAGTACTCACTGTGACtgattattcaaaattttcataaagaaaataaaaacagtgtGAGGACCTCAGTCAAGTTCTTTACATTGTCACCTTTCACAAAATCAGATTTTCAAGGTCTCATAAGTTTCAGCACCTGAAGTTGATTTGTGGGATAAACTGAGATTTCTAGGTAGTCCCGAGGACTCTAACTCCTGGAGACGTAAGGATATCTCTGGTTTTCACTTCCATTTTTGAAAGCTATGTCCCGAACCCCAttcatagtcgggtcaaaacgactttaaatgcagcataccacgaatctggggtggcacagatttcaggtggaggtcggggtcgtagattatggagaccgggatgcttccgctcatctctccctgcatcactgcaaacaggcgcctccagaatgctgctgTGTACGACGCCTTCTACTGCAGCGCgtcacccttgcacgcgtagcgcccttactgcctatcggggcagtccgaattgatttttgacgaatggcgtctacaaaacagcattcaggggccggctgcttgcggtgattcagggagaggtgagcggaactgcccccatctccataatctacgaccccgtatacagatactccacctgaaatccgcagcacctcagattcgtggtatgctgcctttaaaccctGAGCGATTGCGTAAACGGCTTTGTGCGAATCTGCGTTGTAGATCCGACGGTTGTGGTCCATGTGGGTCAGCTGCTAACTCCGCTCGGACTGCAAGGCCGGCCATGGGTCAAGGTGGCTTGGCCGGTTACCCAACTCCACTATGCACCtgcttcaggttgttttgactcgattGTATTAGTGGAGAGAGCAGGAGACCAAAAATTCCTAAAATCCTACCCTAAAAAATCTCACACGTAAAACTAGCTATTTTGAACGAACGCGGGACTCAGAAACAGTCCTTTGAATGCATATAAATGTGTAAAGCTGAAACCTTTCTCGGTGATCCATTTCCTAGGAACACTCTTTCTCGAGTGGTTTTCTGCCAAAACAGGCGCAATCGTCATAGGCGCCAAGATACGTGTTTTTCTTGACGCTCAATGGTCTTCATGAAAGCCAGCGAGACTCGATCTcttgtgaataaaaaaagacattctCGATCCCAACCATATGAGATgtaagaaggaaaaactagGAAACTAGGAAAAACTCATGAGCAGAACTAAATTTTCCGCTGAAATTTACTTCAAGTTATTTATTGTAGAGattctgaagattttcttctaaaatttggGAATATAGTGATTTTACCTCATATATTGCTTCTTTGCCGAGAATTCACAAATCACAAACTGGATCTCAACCGTTCAACTGGTTCTGTAGTGAAACAATCTGAGTGAAGCCTCGAGAACTTTATTTCGTAgcttcttttccaattttaaaaattattttttgagatCCAATGTCGCAAAAGAGATCTTGAATGTGTAGTTCAACTTTCTGCAGCTTCGAATGATGATATCTCATGAATGAGGGCATGGAAATcctgttattttattattaatggtTATTCTTTGGTCCTCTCTCTAACCGATTTCTCTTTTAAGCTTTATCTCTATATCGGCGATCTTATCGTTTTTTCTGCGCTCATTCGTGTGTCCTTGAGTTCATCAGGAAATCCCACTTTCACTGTGTTAAAGTGAACAATTGATCTCTTCTTGGTTCTCATCGTTTCTCGTTTTAAAATCGTTGCTATCGCTAATCCACTAAAGTCTCGGTTTTTCTttacggtgttttttttcgtctcacCAAAATCACTAACTTTCTTGGTAGATTTTCtatcttttgcattttttcttcgattgatcaatttttgatttttttatgcgAAGCTTGCAGGTATGTAGTCTAATATGTAGGAGTGCATACAAAGCAACATCTTGTGATTTTCCTTTgtcttttccaatttttattcAGTTCTTTAAAACCCACAATTTActggcctttttttttgctggctCGCACCTTACATATGCTaatattccttattttttcatttcctacttttctcccttattttttttctttatttaaccatgctttccttatttttatccttattttctcaatcccttttttttcgatctcctttcttctttccttataCGAGTTCTGCATTTTGTGAGCAATGCATGCGTGAAAAATCCTTGAATGAAATATGAACCTCATCCTCTCTTTTGTATTTCGAACTTCAGATTAATCTATTTCATTCGTTTAATGATCTTCAGCAAGCAGACGAAtgctctcttctcttttttctacaatattCCCTTCCTTATCTGTGGTATTACATTCTGTCACCCTTTTCTGCAGTATTCTATAGAATCCGTGGAAGGAACAGGAAACACATTAGTGCTGTCCACAATTCGGCAAGCAGATTGCCTCGCGATAAAATTGCAGTTGATgacgcgattttttttccacctcgCGAGTGAAGTCTTTCTCACGGTCATTCAAAATCCACTTAGTATCCTTACAACTGCAAAAACTAGTGCGGTGGCTTTTACTACGGAAGGGAGAGAGATACGGGTTTGATGTGAAGTCAGAAACTCGAACGCACTCTGTTATTGTTTTCAGTTATCGAACTCACGTGAGTTTTAAATGACAGCAAGCGAAGGAGACGATCACGGTGAGATGGTGAAGCGACCAATCAACGGTTAACAGGAAAAACGAGCTCAAAAGGAAGTGTGGATTGAATCGTTTTAGACGATTGACGGTCGCCTTCACTTTCCATGACCTCTTCCTCAATTTCTCCACCATCGCGCGTACCACCATACGACCATCGATACTCAGCCGTTAACCTAGAACaactttcatgtttttttccctgcGGATCCCTAACACTCTCttgggttttttcttctcttgagGAAATCCACTTGTGAAACTAGCTTAGCTGCTGTTTTCGTCATAACTCTCTCAAGTTCCTTCGTTGCGAGACAGTGAAGAGCCAACCGCTTCAGTTGAGCTCTGATCGTTGCGCATCTTCCGGTGTCCTGTCAATCTGTCGTTGTCGTTGTGTTTCGTGGTGTGTTTACGCGAAACGATATGTAGCCGTTGACGAAACGGGTTACGTCGACGTCGTCGATTGCGCTGCAGCTGGATGCTGGCCTCCGCCCCCCGCCGTCCTCGTTGGTCTCTGAGAATGACAACATGATCAACTGGATCTTGTTTCTCAGCACATCTCGCCCCTTAGCCATTGCGGCTACGCTGTTAAGCTGTCTAAAAGCCATCAGCGTTAACGTTTCTGGATTCGTCAGAGGATTTTCTTGCTGGACATCGCTGCGAATGCTGCTGCGATGACGTTTCTGCTTGTATATCATGGATTAACTGCTTTGTTCCTTGGTCTATCAACTGGTAGCACCAGTGTTAGACGCCTGGGTGCGAATGTGGGTCTACTGTAGTGAAGCCGCTTAAATTTGCTTAAATTCCCTGAATTATTTATGcattatgtttttatttgtttcataaCAGCTAACTTTTGTGGCtgacgcagtcggtaagaggttttgCTGCGACTGCGCAATAGATCGTTGGCTCGAAACGGCCCCAGTGCATATCAGGCTTTTATCCCTCCAGAATCGGCAAATTGGAACCAGAATTGTTTACGATGATaacaacactgacttgacgcatcggctCGCCCCCATAAGTCATTTTAAGGCTGCACGAGCGCTCATAAACTTCACACAGCtatgaattgaagtcaaactTCCAGGCGGATCCCCAAAGGGATtaatcaacgccgtgcactttatcccttTCCTTGATATGTGGATGACTCATGGATGCGTGGACTGTTGTAGACTGGACCACCACGTTGCTTCACAAAGTACACCATACGAAGACATGCAATAGGAGCATGGTCGGGCAAAGACAGCATGAAGCTGGGTGCAGCttgaaacggtgcggtggaacaTTGCGGTTAGGACCGAGAGGGGACCGTTGTTAGCACCACTCattgttgcagttcgcgatggtcccacttcctCCTATCcagtgcagccgcttatgcaactgcaatGAGGtccatgtcgctttgacccgactgtaggCAGCAGTATTTCATTTTGATGTGTCTGCTAGCACGTGACTCGACTCTGCCGATCTGAAAAGTCGCAGTTTTCATATTTGTCTTCGGGTCTCAAAAAGAACGtagttgttttatttcattgagTAGCTTTAGCACTCTGTGTATCACCGGCATTATCTACCCATTCCATAGTGCTCCAAGCAATCTTAAAATATTCACTTCTTTATTTTGCTTCTAACTCATGTTTAATAATGTAATGATTCTTGTAACTTAACGCGTATtgtcttaaaaattattttatcacTGGCCTGAGAACGTGGGTATTTTGAGACaccaaaaagattttttttaaattggatTGAAGGTGTAAACTTCATTTCGTACTGAATAATGGACGAGGGATTGTTGTTAGATTTTGATGGTGAAATATCTTGATGAATTTCTGGAGGagatggaaaaaagtgcagctGCGTTCGATCTTTCTTCAGAGAGACACTCGGAACGGCGCCATCGTGTCCAACAATAGGAATCTTTCTTCGATCAATGAATGCTTGATGGGGAAAACTAGGGATGCCAACTCTTGGTAGAATTCTAATATGCGTTATTATTGTTGAAATATTCGCCAGTGTATCTGTTAGAATCCAGATAGTTGGTTccttttataaaataaaatagcagTTTGTCGAGAGTTTTTCATCCAGAATTCACGTTCctgtccttttccttttctcattttctcacgTCTTAGAGAGAAAAGCAATATTTCATCTCGAAAAACTCACAGCTTCCCCTCGAACGTTCTCGTTTTCTTCAAGAGTTGGAGAAAATGAGATCAGAATCAATTAATCTCTTCCATTTCGTGCGGACATTTTTCAAGGAACATGATCATTGTCTTGGAGACAATGTGATATCACAGAGAGAAGATTCGTTGACGTGAACGTTTCGACTATTCCTGTCCTCGTTTGAATCGTACACTTTATGAAGAAGACTTTTCTTCATAAGGTCGTATGAAGGAGAGCGTTCGAACAACTGATCGAGTGCATCTATTTCGAATGCTTCGCCCCTTGATCcttgttcttctttattcattcactTCTGTTTACCTGTAAATGTGTCCCTGGAGAACTTTTCCTCCCCAATTTTCAAGCAATTATTTCCCGCTTggtgttttttgttgtgtttgcaTGGTGTCTCTTCTTTGAGGGTTCTGATAAACTCAGCCAATCAATCACTTATtcatataaacaaaaaagcactttttttctgaaagatgcACCGAGTGGGTCGGCTCCACCCTGAGAAAACCCGCCATAGCATGGTTAAGTTCATACGATCATATAACAAGCAGTTTTCAGGGCAGAATGCAGAAAATATGCTTGTAGTAGGCTGAATAATTATCAAAGCTGCGTGTAT is part of the Necator americanus strain Aroian chromosome V, whole genome shotgun sequence genome and encodes:
- a CDS encoding hypothetical protein (NECATOR_CHRV.G18673.T1) — its product is MIYKQKRHRSSIRSDVQQENPLTNPETLTLMAFRQLNSVAAMAKGRDVLRNKIQLIMLSFSETNEDGGGRRPASSCSAIDDVDVTRFVNGYISFRVNTPRNTTTTTD